The stretch of DNA GGAGAAGCATCTGATGAGTTAGCCCAATCAACGATTGCTTGTGTAACAGGATTTTTGTTTAACATGGTCGAGCGCAGCGTTAAAATTATTAGTCCTTGCAAAGCTGACGATCGCTGGCCTAATGGCTATCGAGTTTACGATCGAGGAAACTTTGAGAGTGCCAATGACCTCAAAGTTCTCTTAGAACGAATGATAACTCAGCAGATGCCTTTAGAAATTAGAGCCGATCAGAATCTTAGATTTCGCCGCGACCTCAAACACGAAAATCTTGATGATGGCTTCAAACTTTCCACTCGATTTCTAACCCTCAAGTTCCGCCACCGTCCTTTGATTAAAGAATTGGGAGAAGCAATTTTAAAAGGCAATAAAACGGCAGCCGAAATCGTCGCGGAATTTGAAAAATTAGGAGTGAATGCAACAGAAACTTATTACTCACTTAATTTAATGTTCAATCGTGGCGTTCTTGATGACGAACCTCAGCCTGGGTAGCTGAAACTATAGTAAAAGTAGGTTGGGTGGAACGAAGTGAAACCCAACATCAGGATTGTAGCAATACTTTTCAGAATTAGTATTAGCAATTACCAATTACCAATTACCAAAAAAGGAGAATCACTATGGCTAAGATTCCGTTTTATATCATGGAAGAGCACAATGAAGCATTTTTTATTTGGCATTATGCAGTAGCGGAAGGGTGGATTAACAAAAATCAGAATACGCTACTTCATGTAGATGAACATTCAGACCTAGTAGTTCCAATTTTAAATAGTTCTCTGAAGTCGGTAAATGAGAATATAAAAAGGGTACATGACTTCACCTACAGCGAATTAACAATCGCTAATTTTATCTATCCTGCACTTTATCAAGGAGTATTTAGTCAGGTTTACTGGTTGCGTCAAAAACACGACCCAAAATTAAATGGACAGAAACAACTCAATATCTATTCCCATCAGGGAGAAGGTAAAAGATTAATACTAAAATCGAAGGTTGACTTTAATAACCTGTTTAATCCTGATTGCAAATCTTTCACAATTACACCGCTTAATGCTCAAGATGATCTCTCTAGTGAGGAATCAAAAAAATTAAATAAATCGGTAATTCTCGATATCGATATTGACTATTTTTCCTGTGATAACGTATCGGGAGAATATTTAGAAGTTGAGATTACAGAAGAGGCTTACTATGACTATATCAATAACCTTTATAACA from Kamptonema formosum PCC 6407 encodes:
- a CDS encoding peptide arginase family protein produces the protein MAKIPFYIMEEHNEAFFIWHYAVAEGWINKNQNTLLHVDEHSDLVVPILNSSLKSVNENIKRVHDFTYSELTIANFIYPALYQGVFSQVYWLRQKHDPKLNGQKQLNIYSHQGEGKRLILKSKVDFNNLFNPDCKSFTITPLNAQDDLSSEESKKLNKSVILDIDIDYFSCDNVSGEYLEVEITEEAYYDYINNLYNKLRICWGGNASVKYMDGKYYFCIIQPDKLVAENLKVSEDAIVERIDALIDFLKVNEIQPKLIDVCRSRLSGYTPNDQWEFIENTLVEKLSSIYEFEPIFVSELSKKVLVEV